A single Glycine soja cultivar W05 chromosome 14, ASM419377v2, whole genome shotgun sequence DNA region contains:
- the LOC114384549 gene encoding uncharacterized protein LOC114384549, protein MSSENHHHSHHYFYHQNLHIHHRSTFLPMLCSRPSIKDVSLPQWREQLGSFSNDPLSPRIGCMGQVKRHNKIVGLLTTKSNTTSISISPSVKYSKLKKLFSGKNLGTSIINATAPTATSCGSRPRGTVNSVNVPRNHRHRSSKNENVVPISVENMDPPLPVIKRVQKPEEDRQLDNLWKRRSGGAALKSLQLQQIHHSRHHPQLTSV, encoded by the coding sequence ATGAGCAGTGAAAATCATCACCATTCCCATCATTACTTTTACCATCAGAACCTGCATATCCATCACAGAAGCACATTCCTGCCAATGCTATGTTCAAGGCCATCCATCAAAGATGTGAGTCTTCCACAGTGGAGAGAGCAACTAGGATCCTTCTCCAATGACCCTTTGTCCCCAAGAATTGGTTGCATGGGCCAGGTGAAGAGGCACAACAAAATAGTTGGACTCCTCACCACCAAAAGTAACACCACCAGCATCTCCATTTCCCCTAGTGTTAAGTATTCCAAGCTCAAAAAACTCTTCTCTGGCAAAAACTTAGGCACCAGCATCATCAATGCTACTGCTCCTACTGCCACCAGCTGTGGAAGTAGGCCGCGAGGGACGGTGAATAGCGTAAATGTGCCCAGGAACCACAGGCACAGGAGTAGTAAGAATGAGAATGTTGTTCCCATAAGCGTTGAAAATATGGATCCTCCTCTGCCTGTGATCAAGAGAGTGCAGAAGCCTGAGGAAGATAGACAACTGGATAATCTTTGGAAAAGAAGGTCAGGTGGGGCTGCATTGAAAAGTTTGCAGCTTCAACAGATCCACCATTCAAGACATCATCCTCAGCTTACAAGTGTTTGA